A genomic window from Glycine soja cultivar W05 chromosome 10, ASM419377v2, whole genome shotgun sequence includes:
- the LOC114371732 gene encoding probable pectinesterase/pectinesterase inhibitor 7, which produces MATGIVIQNCDIVPEEALYRARFKVKSYLGRLWKRYSRTVVMESNIGDFIRPEGWSAWDGNQNLGTLYYAEYANVGAGANFTERVNWKGYHCNISVDEAAKFTAEQFLRAGPTGRADWLKATGIPLFPSFISTRP; this is translated from the coding sequence ATGGCCACAGGGATTGTGATCCAGAACTGCGACATAGTCCCGGAGGAGGCTCTGTACCGTGCTAGGTTTAAAGTGAAATCGTACTTGGGGAGGCTGTGGAAGCGTTACTCAAGAACAGTCGTTATGGAATCGAACATTGGTGACTTTATTCGGCCAGAAGGGTGGAGTGCTTGGGATGGGAACCAGAATCTTGGCACGTTGTACTATGCTGAGTACGCTAATGTTGGAGCAGGTGCTAACTTTACAGAAAGAGTTAATTGGAAGGGTTACCATTGTAATATTAGTGTGGATGAAGCTGCGAAATTCACTGCTGAGCAATTTCTTAGAGCTGGACCTACTGGAAGAGCTGATTGGTTAAAAGCTACGGGCATTCCTTTATTCCCTAGTTTCATCAGCACCAGACCTTGA